One genomic region from Salvia hispanica cultivar TCC Black 2014 chromosome 2, UniMelb_Shisp_WGS_1.0, whole genome shotgun sequence encodes:
- the LOC125206909 gene encoding lipase-like produces MDKRQLVELGGERGCLGGGCQVSRFYIFSTAVAGDLSQTINDLFFKPNLASGLQNDEVEKQKSITSVDDLPPIVLVHGIFGFGKGKLGGLSYFAGAEKKDERVLVPDLGSLTSIYDRARELFYYLKGGQVDYGEEHSKACGHTQFGRVYEKGNYPEWDEDHPIHFVGHSAGGQVVRVLQQMLADKAFKGYENTSPNWVLSITSLSGAFNGTTRAYMDGIQPEDGKSLKPVCLLQLCRIGVILYDWFDIPWLKNYYNFGFDHYNMSWKQIGIWGLVNCLMGKTGPFASGDWILPDLTIQGSIRLNSNIQTFPDTYYFSYATKQTTKVMGITVPSGLLRIHALLFIRVLQMCVWRHPPDVPPPYKGYRDEEWWDNDGALNTISMTHPRLPVEHPNHLVVKDSECQLLQPGIWYYKIVEGDHILFIINRERARLQFDLMYDSIFERCRKHAFRKKPTMPNQLSQ; encoded by the exons ATGGATAAGCGCCAGTTGGTGGAGTTG gGGGGAGAGAGAGGATGTTTAGGTGGTGGGTGTCAAGTCTCCAGATTCTACATTTTTAGCACGGCTGTGGCTGGCGATCTGTCTCAAACaataaatgatttgtttttcaaGCCTAATTTGGCTAGTGGCTTGCAAAATGATGAGGTTGAAAAGCAGAAATCCATCACTTCTGTAGATGATTTGCCCCCAATTGTGCTAGTTCATGGCATCTTTGGCTTTGGGAAAGGG AAATTAGGAGGCCTGTCTTATTTTGCTGGAGCTGAGAAGAAAGATGAGAGGGTGCTTGTCCCTGATTTAGGCTCATTAACTAGCATATATGACAG GGCTAGAGAATTGTTCTATTACCTTAAAGGAGGGCAAGTTGATTATGGTGAGGAACATAGCAAGGCTTGTGGGCACACTCAGTTTGGTAGAGTTTATGAGAAAG GGAATTACCCTGAATGGGATGAGGATCACCCCATTCACTTTGTGGGGCATTCGGCCGGTGGGCAAGTTGTTCGAGTCTTGCAGCAAATGCTTGCTGATAAG GCATTTAAGGGATATGAAAACACTTCTCCAAACTGGGTTCTGAGCATAACGTCCTTGTCTGGAGCATTCAATGGCACAACCAGAGCCTATATGGATGGAATTCA GCCAGAAGATGGGAAGTCACTGAAGCCTGTCTGCCTGCTGCAGCTGTGCCGGATAGGAGTGATTCTCTACGACTGGTTTGACATCCCATGGCTGAAGAACTACTATAATTTTGGGTTTGATCATTACAACATGTCTTGGAAGCAGATAGGTATTTGGGGTCTTGTCAATTGCCTCATGGGGAAGACCGGCCCTTTTGCATCCGGAGACTGGATTCTTCCCGATCTCACAATCCAAGGGTCGATCAGATTGAACAGCAATATTCAGACGTTCCCTGACACATACTACTTCAGCTACGCCACCAAACAGACAACGAAAGTCATGGGCATCACAGTCCCATCTGGCCTTCTTAGAATACACGCTCTACTATTTATCCGAGTTTTGCAGATGTGTGTGTGGCGTCACCCTCCTGATGTCCCCCCTCCTTACAAGGGATACCG AGACGAAGAGTGGTGGGACAATGATGGAGCGCTCAACACCATATCCATGACACACCCTCGTCTCCCAGTTGAGCATCCTAATCACCTTGTGGTAAAAGATTCAGAATGCCAGCTTTTACAACCAGGCATATG GTATTACAAGATTGTGGAAGGTGATCACATCCTCTTCATTATTAACCGGGAGAGGGCCAGGCTTCAGTTTGATTTGATGTACGACAGCATTTTTGAACGATGCAGGAAGCACGCATTCAGGAAGAAGCCAACAATGCCAAATCAACTAAGTCAATAG